The DNA sequence TATGCGAATGCTGCGCGGCGACCCGGCGCCCGCCGCCCGTCGCCATGCGGATCACGAGGGGGACAGCGAATTGGCCCCCGGACATATAGGGAATCGTCACGGCGCTGTTGACGATCTGATCCAGCGCCAGAAGGCTGAAATTCACCGTCATGATCTCGATGATCGGCCGCATCCCCGTCATCGCCGCGCCGATGCCGGCGCCGACGAAGGCGCTCTCCGAAAGCGGGGCGTCCCGGATCCGCTCGTCGCCGAATTCTTCGAGAAGCCCCTTGGTCACCGCATAGCAGCCGCCGTAACGGCCGATGTCCTCGCCCATGAGAAAGACGCGGGAGTCTTCCACAAGCGCCTGACGCAGCGCCTGTTTGCAGGCTTCGCGATAGGTGATCGCGAGGGGAGCAGACTCGCTCACGTGGGAATCTCCGTCATTGTCACGAAACGCTCGACCTCCGCGACGGACTCGAGCGCGCCCGCTTCGGCGAAGACGACGGCGGCGGCGATCTCGGCCTCGACTTTCGTCTCGATCGCTTGAACCTCTTCCGGCCTGATCAGGTGATTGCTTTCGAGCCAGCCCTGAAAGCGCAGGATCGGGCCTTTCTTTCGCCAGGCTTCGATCTCTTCCTTCGAGCGATAGAGTTGCGCGTCGAACATCGAATGCGCCCGAAAGCGGTAGGTGCGGCATTCCAGAAAATACGGATCGCTCGTGGCGCGGACCCTTTCCACGGCGCGCCGAGCCGCGCTTTCGACGGCGACGACGTCCATGCCGTCGACCCGCTCGCCCTCGATCCTGTAGCCGCTGGCCTTGTGCACGAAATCCGTGTCCGCCTCCGCGCGCTCGACCGCCGTGCCCATCGAATAGAGATTGTTCTCGCAAACGAACAGAATGGGCAGCCGCCACAGCTTCGCTAGATTGAGCGTCTCGTGGAATTCTCCCTCGTCCACGGCGCCTTCGCCGAAGAAGCAGGCCGTCACGGCGGCGCGCTTCGACAATTCGTCGGAGAGCGCGACGCCCAGCGCCAGCGGCAATCCGCCGCCGACGATGGCGTTGCCGCCGTAGAAACGATGCGCCCGGTCGAAAAAATGCATCGAGCCGCCGCGCCCGCGGCAGCATCCGTTGAGCTTGCCCATCATCTCCGCCATCAGGCAGCCGGCGTCGACGCCGCGGGCGAGCGCCTGACCATGTTCGCGATAGGTCGCGATGATGGAATCTTGCGGCGTCAGCGCCTCCATGATCCCTACCGACACCGCCTCCTCGCCGTCGTAGAGATGCAGGAACCCCAGGATTTTCTGCGCCTGATAGAGCTCGACGCATTTTGCCTCGAAACGACGGATGCGGATCATCGCCTCGAGGATCCGCAACAGATGCGCATGATCGAGATGTACCTTTTCCGTCATCGCTCGTCGCTCTCCAGGGTCGACAGGTCGCCCTCCGGCAGGCCGAGTTCGCGCGCTTTCAGAAGGCGCCGCATGATCTTGCCGCTGCGCGTCTTCGGCAGATTGACGCGAAACTCGATCTCCTTCGGCGCGACAGCCGCGCCGAGACGTTTGCGCGCATGTCCCAGCAACTCCTTGCGCAGGGACTCATCCGCCGCGAAGCCTTGTTTCAAGGCGACGAACGCCTTGACGATCTCGCCCGCGACCGGGTCCGGCTTGCCGATCACCGCCGCCTCGGCCACGGCTTCATGCTCCATCAATACGCTTTCGACCTCGAAAGGCCCGATCAGATGACCGGACGATTTGATCACGTCGTCGGCGCGGCCCACGAACCAGAAATAGCCGTCGGCGTCGATGCGGGCGAGATCCCCCGTGAGATACCAGTCGCCCACGAAACATTTGCGGTAGCGCTCTTCTTCATGAAGATAGCCGCGCATCATGGAAGGCCAGCCGAGCCTGAGCGCGAGCTCGCCCTCCTTCTCCGGCGTATCGACGATGTCGACGCTTCCGTCCGGCTTGCGCAAGGCGATGCGCGCCTCGACGCCCGGCAGCGGGCGTCCCATGGAGCCGGGCTTGATGTCCATGACCGCGAAATTTCCGATCATGATGCCGCCCGTTTCCGTCTGCCACCAATTGTCGTGAAAGGGCAGGCCCAGGGCCTGCGCGCCCCAGACCACGGCTTCCGGATTGAGCGGCTCGCCGACGCTGGCCGCGAAGCGCAGAGACGAAAGGTCGAAACCATGAAGC is a window from the Methylocystis sp. IM3 genome containing:
- the pdhA gene encoding pyruvate dehydrogenase (acetyl-transferring) E1 component subunit alpha, which gives rise to MTEKVHLDHAHLLRILEAMIRIRRFEAKCVELYQAQKILGFLHLYDGEEAVSVGIMEALTPQDSIIATYREHGQALARGVDAGCLMAEMMGKLNGCCRGRGGSMHFFDRAHRFYGGNAIVGGGLPLALGVALSDELSKRAAVTACFFGEGAVDEGEFHETLNLAKLWRLPILFVCENNLYSMGTAVERAEADTDFVHKASGYRIEGERVDGMDVVAVESAARRAVERVRATSDPYFLECRTYRFRAHSMFDAQLYRSKEEIEAWRKKGPILRFQGWLESNHLIRPEEVQAIETKVEAEIAAAVVFAEAGALESVAEVERFVTMTEIPT